A genomic window from Silene latifolia isolate original U9 population chromosome Y, ASM4854445v1, whole genome shotgun sequence includes:
- the LOC141629653 gene encoding protein FAR1-RELATED SEQUENCE 5-like, translated as MAVEKLSDNGEDGVKMELSEDELEERERVLVATMDADSTDINMQTDSRTVTQPHSTPIVQEQPNPHLNNLLVLSHTPNGGERWMRVVEHKFRPTIGAVFASLEAGIKFYEVYARACGFTPRKHSTKTLRGGVAHQKFVVCNRQGFRESKPKQRPRTKDDENMGDGSSTASTVTRRVKITRIGCRAYVRFALPYGLDGLAMIDDFSEVHNHHLTSVCNRDLDKISRSLDKFQKTLILDNSKLNIGAGLTFRQVKELVNGYENIGATLIDFKNFQRDIKCYIGLRDDDLFIDRLEKLKATQPQFYFAYDVDSQNRLTKFFWADATCIRNYSFFGDAVSFDPTYGTNKYDMVFTPFTGVNHHRKSVLFAGCLLLHEDGMSFQWTFQHFLTAMGQKEPQFMITDQCPSIKKAFPSVFKTARHRYCMWHITQKITDKVGSKICKDTNFLAHFNAVVWDNDMEPSSSKRSGGSDHSFPELKIELPIEKHGAIIYTHAVFKVCQEEVMAADSCGVDDFEKEEHVRIIHVIDAETSRIFKVKLDLRTTNEVCECKLFERIGLLCRHIVWVYKGKGIGRIPSKYIVDRWLNNTHVANSLDSNGNVIEDSYMATSDNSHLCNVWSEFRQIVGVLKTLPAEHTEELAALLVEFRQKLCIEPLTKDQEMEILLGCSSSSEVTIHPPEQARNKGK; from the exons ATGGCGGTCGAAAAGCTCAGTGATAATGGCGAAGATGGAGTGAAGATGGAGCTGAGTGAAGATGAGTTAGAAGAGAGAGAAAGG GTTCTCGTTGCTACAATGGATGCAGATTCTACCGACATTAACATGCAAACAG ACTCACGTACTGTTACTCAACCCCATTCTACGCCAATTGTCCAAGAGCAACCCAATCCTCACCTAAATAACCTGCTTGTTCTGTCTCACACGCCTAATGGAGGTGAGCGCTGGATGCGTGTGGTTGAGCACAAGTTTAGACCTACCATTGGTGCAGTTTTCGCCTCCCTTGAGGCTGGAATCAAGTTCTACGAGGTTTATGCTCGGGCATGTGGATTTACCCCTCGGAAGCACAGTACGAAAACACTACGAGGTGGTGTTGCACACCAAAAATTCGTAGTCTGCAACCGTCAAGGGTTCAGGGAATCTAAACCGAAACAGCGTCCCAGAACCAAGGATGATGAGAATATGGGTGATGGTTCGTCCACAGCTAGTACAGTTACACGGCGAGTTAAAATCACAAGAATTGGATGCCGAGCGTACGTCAGATTTGCCCTTCCATATGGCCTTGATGGCCTAGCTATGATTGACGACTTTTCTGAAGTCCACAATCATCATCTCACCTCTGTCTGTAACAGAGATCTCGATAAGATTTCACGATCCCTTGATAAGTTCCAGAAGACGCTTATCTTGGACAACTCCAAGTTGAATATTGGCGCTGGATTGACCTTTAGACAGGTTAAAGAACTTGTCAATGGGTATGAAAATATCGGTGCTAcattgatagattttaagaactttcaaagAGATATCAAGTGCTACATTGGGTTAAGAGATGATGACCTTTTCATCGATCGACTCGAGAAACTCAAAGCGACCCAACCCCAGTTCTACTTCGCCTATGATGTTGATTCGCAAAATCGACTAACAAAGTTCTTTTGGGCTGATGCTACATGTATTAGAAACTACTCATTCTTTGGGGATGCCGTCAGCTTCGACCCTACTTACGGAACcaacaagtatgatatggtttttacaccattcaCAGGTGTTAATCACCACAGAAAGTCGGTGTTGTTTGCTGGTTGTCTCCTGTTACACGAGGATGGCATGTCCTTCCAATGGACCTTTCAGCATTTCTTGACTGCCATGGGACAAAAAGAGCCGCAGTTCATGATCACGGATCAATGCCCTAGCATAAAGAAG GCTTTCCCTTCTGTTTTCAAGACAGCTAGGCATcgttattgtatgtggcatattacaCAAAAGATCACAGACAAAGTTGGTTCAAAGATCTGCAAAGACACGAACTTCCTTGCTCATTTCAACGCTGTTGTTTGGGACAACGATATGGAGCCGTCGAGTTCGAAGAGAAGTGGCGGAAG cGACCACTCATTCCCTGAGCTTAAGATAGAATTACCTATTGAAAAGCATGGCGCTATTATATACACACATGCTGTGTTCAAGGTGTGTCAAGAAGAAGTAATGGCTGCCGATTCATGTGGTGTTGATGACTTTGAGAAGGAGGAGCATGTGCGCATAATTCATGTAATCGATGCTGAGACAAGCAGAATTTTCAAGGTGAAGTTGGACCTTAGAACCACAAATGAAGTATGCGAGTGTAAACTGTTCGAAAGAATTGGATTACTCTGTAGGCATATTGTGTGGGTGTACAAGGGAAAAGGAATTGGGCGAATACCAAGCAAGTACATTGTAGATCGTTGGCTAAATAACACACACGTAGCGAACAG CCTTGATTCGAATGGGAATGTCATTGAGGATTCATATATGGCTACGTCTGATAACAGTCATTTGTGCAACGTATGGTCAGAGTTCCGTCAGATAGTTGGTGTTCTCAAAACTTTACCTGCTGAACACACGGAAGAGTTAGCAGCCCTCCTAGTTGAGTTCCGGCAGAAGTTATGTATTGAACCGCTTACAAAAGACCAAGAGATGGAGATTCTGTTGGGCTGCAGCTCGTCGTCTGAAGTCACTATCCACCCTCCggaacaagcacgcaacaagggcAAATGA